The DNA region AAGAAAGCTATAACCACCCTATTATGTGATGCTTCTAGAGATCGGTCAACTATTAGAATATCATCAGGATATATACCGGCATTAACCATAGAATCACCATCTACTCTTACAAAGTAAGTCGATGCAGGATGTGGTATAAGATATTCATTAAGATCGAGGGAATCTTCTATATAATCCTGGGCCGGTGAAGGGAATCCGGCAGGAATCTTCATTCCTATCAAGGGTCTTAAAACCTTTTTCTTGGCATCATATCTATATATTGCCTTTATTGTGTCATCTGTATGCAACACGCTCTTTTTATCTTTCATAACATCTGATTCCTTGATAAATAGTTTACTTTTCTTAAACAATCCGTCAAGTAGATATTCAACAACAAAGGAGTAAGAGCTAGCAAAAAAATATTTCATTGACATCATATTAGTATCTTAAGAATAAAAAGATAGAGTTAACCTGTTATCAATGATAAGTGGTACTGCTATAAATCAATGAGAAACAATATGGAGTGGGAGATGAAATTAGGATTGACTTATGACTTACGGGATAATTATCTGAAAGAAGGTTTAACGGAAGAAGAAACTGCTGAAATGGATAGTGTTAGTACCATAGATGCCTTAGAAGAAACCATTCGTGATTTAGGTTATCAGATAGATAAGATTGGTAATATTAAAAGCCTAGTATCAAAACTGGCCTTAGGTGAAAGATGGGATTTGGTTTTCAATATCGCTGAAGGTGTCTATGGTATGGGGAGAGAAGCTCAAGTCCCGGCAGTATTAGATGCCTATCGAATACCCTATACTTTCTCTGATACGATTGTCTTAGCAGTAGCTCTACAGAAGGCATTAACAAAACGAATAGTCAGTGATTTGGGTATTCCCACTTCCGATTTTTTCTCTGTTAGAACAGAAGATGCCATTTCTCTGGTGAAACTGCCTTTTCCTTTATTCGCAAAACCTGTTGCAGAGGGTACAGGAAGAGGTGTTAATGACCGATCAATTATCAATAATAAAGAAGAATTGGAAGCTACTTGTCTAGATCTTCTCAGAACATACAAACAACCTGTTTTAGTGGAGAGGTATTTACCCGGTAGAGAATTCACTGTCGGTATCATTGGTACTGGGGCAAAAACACAGACAGTGGGAGTGATGGAGGTAGTGTTGAAACCAACATCAGATGTCGAGGTTTATGGGTATAAAGCAAAAGAGCTCTGTGAACAATTGATAGATTATATCCCTGCAACGGGCGAGACTGCCGAGAAAGCCAAAAAGATGGCGTTGATTGTACACAAAGGCATAAACTGCCGTGATTCATCACGGGTCGATTTTAAAGAAGATGAGAATGGTGAATTACAATTTTTGGAGATCAATCCATTAGCCGGATTACACCCTACGCATTCTGATCTGCCAATAATATGTAGTTTTTTTAATATCTCATATAAAGAACTAATTTATCGTATCATTGAATCGGCGAAAGAGAGAATTACGCCACAAAATAAATAGAGTTTAACTTGTGAGGAGTTATGAATCCAAAAGAGCAGGAAAAAAGAACAGGTATTCGAGATTTAGGGATCACAATCGGTCGCTTTAAAACCGGTAAGTATAACGCCATAACCGATGTATACGGTGTCCGGGTAGGGCATACTACTATTATTGAAGATGGAGTCAGGGTACCGAGAACAAAGGATTTGAGTTGTGTAAGAACTGGTGTTACGGCAATTCTACCCGCCTATGATTCCCTACTCGATAGATTATTCGTTGCTGGTGGTTTTATCCTTAACGGAATAGGAGAAATGACCGGTTTTACTCAGGTAATGGAGTGGGGATGGCTGGAGACCCCGATCTTACTGACTAACACAATGTCAATTGGTCAGGTTCATAGCGGTGTCATTTCACATATTAGCAGTAAGTATCCCGATTTAGGACGAGATTCCGACGTGATTATTCCTGTCATAGGGGAGACCGATGATTCTTTTTTAAATGATGTGAGAATAAGTAGAATCAAAGAAGAAGATGTTATCAGAGCTTTTGAATCAGCTCGCAGCGGGTACATCAAACAGGGTTCGGTAGGAGCAGGCACTGGTATGACAACTTTTGATTTTGCCGGGGGAATAGGTAGTTCTTCTCGTATTCTTCCCGCCGAAGATGGGGGTTATACTATAGGTGTCTTGGTTTTATCAAATTTTGGGAAGATGAGAAATTTGACTATAGATGGATCAGTTGTAGGTCGGGAGCTTGATCCTTTATTCCCTCAAGATGGGCGAAGAGAATACAGTTATGGTTCTGTTATTGTGGTAGTTGCTACCGATGCTCCTTTATTAAACAGTCAGTTAAACAGATTATCAAAAAGAGCTGCACTTGGTTTAGGCAGAGTTGGTTCCTATGCAGCCTCAACAAGTGGCGAAATCATTATCTCCTTTTCTGTAGGTAATAAACTCTATCGCAAAGAACGTAACAGATTTAAGCATCAAAGCATCAGATTCATCAATGATGCCCACATAAATGCCCTATATGAAGGAGTAATAGAAGCAACCGAAGAAGCTGTCTTGAATGCTATGTTTTATTCCAAGGGTATTCACGGGAGAAAAGACCATCAGAGTCCGCCTATTCCTTATGATGAGATAGTCAAAATAATTAAACAAGGCAAGAAAATCAACCAATAAAAAAAGGGCAGTTTAAACTGCCCTTTTTCCACATAAGATTATTTATTTTAACAACAGCATCTTACCCGATAAAGTTTGCTTATCACTATTTAAATGATAGAAATAGACTCCGGATGAAAGTGTTTTGCCATTATTGTCTTTACCATCCCAAACTATATGATGCACACCTGCTGATTTTAGTTCATTTAGCAGAGTTCGAACTGTCTGTCCTTTTATATTGACGATGGAAAGTTCGGTTTTCTGGTCAAAGGGAAGTTCGAATCTAATCGTAGTTTCTGGATTGAAGGGATTCGGATAATTAGCTACTCTAAAGGGTTGTAGCGTAAGATAATCATCTTCGATACTAGATGTTTCAGACATTGTTATTAGATATCTTTCGTAATCGACCCATTCTTCTTCAAAATAATGATAGTATTGAAGATATATCATGTCCAGTTGATCTCGGACATTGTATAAATAATAAATACGGTTTTCAGGATACCATTCGACGAAATAAACTTCATAAATTCTTGATTCTAACGTGTTATCGGGATAATAAGTAAAGACATCTCTTTCAACGGGATGCCAATCTCCACTTTCCCAGTCATGAAGAGTTTCGGTGAGAAACATTGGTTGAGGTAGCCATATTGGATCATCCATTCCGATCATCAGGGCAAAACTGTTGATGAAGTCCTGAAATTCTTGATAACCGCTATTATCATTAGGGTGATATTCTATCAGCGATAATTCAGAAGGATACCAGATATCTGCATCTGGTGAATACTCAGTTAAGATTTCATTAAAGCGATCGGAATCATCATAAGAAATACTGATTCTTTCGTATTCCATATACTCATAATCGATCATCAAAGACCATTCAGCAAATCCATTGTTATCATAGTAGAACTCCATCTCTCTCCAGAGAACTAATTCTTCTTCATCTTCATCATAAAACTCCATTATTACATTGGTTATCTGATTGTTGGCATTAAATGTTTGAGTAATAACAGAAAAAACTAAATCGTAGGGCTCCTCATAAAAATGATAGATAAGTTCAACTAAATTATCATTATCGTCCCAGTTTAAAAAGGTCGTTATTGGATGATCAACCCATAGCTCTTCATAATCATCCCACCAATAATGATATATTGCCTGCATCCTCCCATGAACATCATAACTGAAATTGGATTTATCAGAATTTTCCCAATCTTCTGTATCGTAATCAATAAACTGAAAAATCATTTCAGACATTGCTAAATCTCGGGTCGAATTAGGCGCAAATCTGATTAAATTTCTAAAATCTCTGAAAGCAGTTCGATATTTTTCTTTAATCTCCCTCATATCTTCTTGTACTCTTATGTCCATCTCAGCAAAGAGAGTGACACTGATAAGAGTTAGCAGCATTATCATAGTCATTGAAGGGATAAGTTTTTTACTATACATTACAACACCTCCTTTGATATTGTTAGTTGCTTTTTTAGATGACAGTAGTTAAATAAGTCTAGTAAAATATTGTTGTTAAAGTTGTTTCAAAGCCGTTTAAATCTCGTGTTTTCTTCTATTTTCAAGCTTAGCAACTATATAGCCTCCCACAAAACCTATTAAAAGGATAAGGAAAAAGACGATAATCTGTGACATATTGATACTCCAGAATAGAATATCAACCTCAATCGGTTTGGAGTTTTGAACGATTAGAATGATAAAAATTATAGCCAGGACTATTAAAAGGATAATTTTGGGATTCATAACAACCTCCTTTGTTTGTTAATAGGGTCATTCACCAATTATTTTGATTAACACTCTCTTTTTTCTTTTTCCATCAAATTCTCCATAGAATATCTGTTCCCAAGGACCAAGATCAAGTTTATTATCGGTTATAGCTACGACAACTTCTCTCCCCATGACTGTTCTTTTTAGATGTGCATCAGCATTATCTTCATATCCGTTATGTCGGTATTGATTATAAGGTTTTTCCGGAGCTAATTTTTCCAACCATACTTGAAAGTCGTGATGTAAACCCGGTTCATCGTCATTTATGAAGACACTGGCAGTGATATGCATGGCATTACACAAAAGAATGCCTTCTTTAACCCCACTATCTCTTAAAACCTCTTCAACTTGATGAGTAATATTGATCAATGCCCTGCGGGTAGGCACTTCAAACCAGAGTTCTTTACGAATTGATTTCATTTTAACCTCAACATAAACTAGTTAGCAAGCTTATCAAAGTAAGAGAAGATCTTCCGATTAAAATCTTGGCGGATTTCTCTTTCCATTGCTTTATATGCACGTGCTACTGCTTCCGGTTGATTGATATGTCCTTCTCTGCCGCGTTGAGAGTGGGTTATAACCATTCTACCCTCACCATCGTTCATATGAATATTGAGATGCCAACGGACAAACTTTTCAGTTCTCTGTAAATCAACATCTTCCAATAACACTTCATAATCAATAGTTACTTCACCTTCTTCATCTATCGTAAAACCATGGCTGGTTAAGAGTTCTGATATTACTGAATAGATTCTTTTATGTTCATCATTTT from Candidatus Cloacimonadota bacterium includes:
- a CDS encoding LapA family protein; the protein is MNPKIILLIVLAIIFIILIVQNSKPIEVDILFWSINMSQIIVFFLILLIGFVGGYIVAKLENRRKHEI
- a CDS encoding secondary thiamine-phosphate synthase enzyme YjbQ, which codes for MKSIRKELWFEVPTRRALINITHQVEEVLRDSGVKEGILLCNAMHITASVFINDDEPGLHHDFQVWLEKLAPEKPYNQYRHNGYEDNADAHLKRTVMGREVVVAITDNKLDLGPWEQIFYGEFDGKRKKRVLIKIIGE
- the umuD gene encoding translesion error-prone DNA polymerase V autoproteolytic subunit, yielding MKDKKSVLHTDDTIKAIYRYDAKKKVLRPLIGMKIPAGFPSPAQDYIEDSLDLNEYLIPHPASTYFVRVDGDSMVNAGIYPDDILIVDRSLEASHNRVVIAFLDGELTVKRLQINNGRYLLVPDNKAYPSIQIEDWMEMTIWGVVSYVIHKV
- a CDS encoding D-alanine--D-alanine ligase; the encoded protein is MKLGLTYDLRDNYLKEGLTEEETAEMDSVSTIDALEETIRDLGYQIDKIGNIKSLVSKLALGERWDLVFNIAEGVYGMGREAQVPAVLDAYRIPYTFSDTIVLAVALQKALTKRIVSDLGIPTSDFFSVRTEDAISLVKLPFPLFAKPVAEGTGRGVNDRSIINNKEELEATCLDLLRTYKQPVLVERYLPGREFTVGIIGTGAKTQTVGVMEVVLKPTSDVEVYGYKAKELCEQLIDYIPATGETAEKAKKMALIVHKGINCRDSSRVDFKEDENGELQFLEINPLAGLHPTHSDLPIICSFFNISYKELIYRIIESAKERITPQNK
- a CDS encoding T9SS type A sorting domain-containing protein; the protein is MYSKKLIPSMTMIMLLTLISVTLFAEMDIRVQEDMREIKEKYRTAFRDFRNLIRFAPNSTRDLAMSEMIFQFIDYDTEDWENSDKSNFSYDVHGRMQAIYHYWWDDYEELWVDHPITTFLNWDDNDNLVELIYHFYEEPYDLVFSVITQTFNANNQITNVIMEFYDEDEEELVLWREMEFYYDNNGFAEWSLMIDYEYMEYERISISYDDSDRFNEILTEYSPDADIWYPSELSLIEYHPNDNSGYQEFQDFINSFALMIGMDDPIWLPQPMFLTETLHDWESGDWHPVERDVFTYYPDNTLESRIYEVYFVEWYPENRIYYLYNVRDQLDMIYLQYYHYFEEEWVDYERYLITMSETSSIEDDYLTLQPFRVANYPNPFNPETTIRFELPFDQKTELSIVNIKGQTVRTLLNELKSAGVHHIVWDGKDNNGKTLSSGVYFYHLNSDKQTLSGKMLLLK
- a CDS encoding P1 family peptidase, with protein sequence MNPKEQEKRTGIRDLGITIGRFKTGKYNAITDVYGVRVGHTTIIEDGVRVPRTKDLSCVRTGVTAILPAYDSLLDRLFVAGGFILNGIGEMTGFTQVMEWGWLETPILLTNTMSIGQVHSGVISHISSKYPDLGRDSDVIIPVIGETDDSFLNDVRISRIKEEDVIRAFESARSGYIKQGSVGAGTGMTTFDFAGGIGSSSRILPAEDGGYTIGVLVLSNFGKMRNLTIDGSVVGRELDPLFPQDGRREYSYGSVIVVVATDAPLLNSQLNRLSKRAALGLGRVGSYAASTSGEIIISFSVGNKLYRKERNRFKHQSIRFINDAHINALYEGVIEATEEAVLNAMFYSKGIHGRKDHQSPPIPYDEIVKIIKQGKKINQ